Proteins encoded by one window of Chondromyces crocatus:
- a CDS encoding penicillin-binding protein activator LpoB, with the protein MPTSNRSFAALIAASLLALPVAGCGPSYVRGSEVEGLDDAAMSTGIDRRDMEQLLHENLKSLMSSPVARQWAADGSRPTLAIYPLANETSEHIDSQLMALLSDVETFMVNSQLVTVVSVERQMQMIAEIEKQHGGGFDRNNIAEYNRQLGSRYYLTGKVFTADERAAGERRVQYFMFMQLIEVATSAVLWQNKAAFTKALIQN; encoded by the coding sequence ATGCCTACCTCGAACCGTTCGTTCGCCGCCTTGATCGCGGCCTCCCTCCTCGCCCTGCCCGTCGCGGGCTGCGGGCCTTCCTACGTGCGTGGCAGCGAGGTCGAAGGCCTCGACGACGCCGCGATGAGCACCGGGATCGACAGGCGCGACATGGAGCAGCTGCTCCACGAGAACCTGAAGTCGCTGATGTCGTCACCCGTCGCCCGGCAGTGGGCCGCGGACGGGTCCCGGCCCACCCTGGCGATCTACCCGCTGGCGAACGAGACCAGCGAGCACATCGACAGCCAGCTCATGGCGCTGCTCTCCGACGTCGAGACCTTCATGGTCAACTCGCAGCTCGTCACGGTGGTGAGCGTCGAGCGGCAGATGCAGATGATCGCGGAGATCGAGAAGCAGCACGGCGGCGGCTTCGATCGCAACAACATCGCGGAGTACAACCGGCAGCTCGGGTCGCGCTACTACCTGACCGGCAAGGTGTTCACGGCCGACGAGCGGGCCGCGGGGGAACGCCGGGTGCAGTACTTCATGTTCATGCAGCTCATCGAGGTCGCGACGAGCGCCGTCCTCTGGCAGAACAAGGCCGCCTTCACGAAGGCCCTGATCCAGAACTGA
- a CDS encoding MGH1-like glycoside hydrolase domain-containing protein gives MEQPDLAPTAEHQRLEEARLRLLRWRHWGPYLAERAWGTVREDYSRDGSAWDHFPHDHARSRAYRWNEDGLGGICDRNQILCLAVALWNERDPILKERAFGLAGPEGNHGEDVKEIYYYEDATPTSSYLRYLYRYPQRAFPYAQLVEEGRRRSTREPELNLEDLGAFDESRYTDVTVEYAKRDPNDILMVITVENRGPEAAPIHVLPHVWFRNTWAWSEPAGEAPELSALEGHEGAVALQAKHPSEFGTHYVYVQGSPELLFTDNETHNERLFGSPSRSRHVKDAFHDVVVRGDRDRVNPARRGTKAASWHRFVLPPGGRERILVRLTKEPHRDPFAGSEALLAQRRHEADEYYRHLQGPEISDERRLIHRQASAGLLWSMQFYAYDVDVWLRGDAIPPPEERLGGRNAHWRHLSIADVISMPDAWEYPWFAAWDLAFQAVALSSIDMELAKGQLKLLVKEWYQHPNGQIPAYEWELSDLNPPVHAWATFQLYKIERAQRGVGDKVFLERVFHKLLINFAWWVNRRDVQGNNVFEGGFLGLDNISLFDRSAKLPPGMRLEQADATAWMAMYCLDLMRIALELAQDNSAYEDLASKFFEHFLRIAYALHHAEDGRLPLWSEEDGFYFDVLLEGKRSQHLKIRSLVGLIPLFAVHVIPPSVYGHLANFRRRTEWFLEKNPELAEAITVRPDGRKVLSAVPLDRLSRVLGHLFNEAEFLSPHGPRSLSREHATQPVRLDGRGPGYEVAYEPGEAPDRMKGGNSNWRGPVWFPMGYLLYRSLQRLDHGFGDMLTIPPVSGCGGRTLREGADELARRMIAIFERDGAGRRPVYGNNALFQDDPHFRDRILFFEYFHGDSGEGLGAAHQTGWTALVGDMILRLAREHCP, from the coding sequence ATGGAACAGCCCGATCTCGCACCGACCGCCGAGCATCAGCGCCTCGAAGAGGCACGCCTCCGCCTGCTGCGCTGGAGACACTGGGGGCCCTACCTGGCCGAGCGCGCGTGGGGGACCGTGCGCGAGGACTACAGCCGCGATGGGAGCGCGTGGGATCACTTCCCGCACGACCACGCCCGCAGCCGAGCGTACCGGTGGAACGAGGACGGGCTCGGTGGGATCTGCGACAGGAACCAGATCCTGTGCCTCGCCGTCGCGCTGTGGAACGAGCGGGATCCGATCCTCAAGGAGCGAGCGTTCGGTCTCGCTGGGCCGGAGGGCAACCACGGCGAGGACGTGAAGGAGATCTACTACTACGAGGACGCGACGCCGACCTCGAGCTACCTGCGCTACCTGTACCGCTATCCGCAGCGCGCGTTCCCGTATGCGCAGCTCGTGGAGGAGGGGCGTCGACGCTCGACGCGGGAACCCGAGCTGAACCTGGAGGATCTCGGGGCCTTCGACGAGAGCCGCTATACGGACGTGACGGTCGAGTACGCGAAGCGCGACCCGAACGACATCTTGATGGTGATCACCGTGGAGAACCGGGGGCCGGAGGCAGCGCCGATCCACGTGCTCCCGCATGTGTGGTTCCGCAACACGTGGGCCTGGTCGGAGCCTGCGGGCGAAGCGCCGGAGCTCAGCGCGCTGGAGGGTCACGAGGGGGCGGTGGCGCTGCAAGCGAAGCACCCGTCGGAGTTCGGGACGCACTACGTGTACGTGCAGGGGTCGCCGGAGCTGCTGTTCACCGACAACGAGACGCACAACGAGCGGCTGTTCGGGAGTCCGTCGCGGTCACGCCACGTGAAGGACGCGTTCCATGACGTGGTGGTGCGGGGGGACCGGGACCGGGTGAACCCGGCGCGGCGAGGAACGAAAGCAGCGAGCTGGCATCGCTTCGTCCTGCCACCAGGGGGTCGAGAGCGGATCTTGGTGCGGTTGACGAAGGAGCCGCACCGCGATCCGTTCGCGGGGAGCGAAGCGCTGCTGGCGCAGCGGCGTCACGAGGCGGACGAGTACTACCGGCATCTGCAGGGCCCGGAGATCTCGGACGAGCGCCGCCTCATCCACCGGCAAGCATCGGCCGGGTTGCTCTGGAGCATGCAGTTCTACGCTTACGACGTCGATGTGTGGCTGCGGGGCGATGCGATCCCACCGCCTGAGGAGCGGCTCGGGGGGCGGAACGCGCACTGGCGGCACCTGTCGATCGCGGACGTGATCTCCATGCCGGACGCGTGGGAGTACCCGTGGTTCGCAGCCTGGGACCTCGCGTTTCAAGCGGTCGCGCTGTCGTCGATCGACATGGAGCTGGCGAAGGGGCAGCTCAAGCTGCTGGTGAAGGAGTGGTACCAGCACCCGAACGGGCAGATCCCGGCCTACGAGTGGGAGCTGTCGGACCTGAACCCGCCCGTGCATGCGTGGGCGACGTTCCAGCTCTACAAGATCGAGCGCGCGCAGCGGGGCGTCGGCGACAAGGTGTTCCTGGAGCGGGTGTTCCACAAGCTGCTGATCAACTTCGCTTGGTGGGTGAACCGGCGCGATGTGCAAGGGAACAACGTATTCGAGGGGGGGTTCCTCGGGCTCGACAACATCTCGCTGTTCGATCGGAGCGCAAAGCTGCCGCCCGGGATGCGCCTGGAGCAGGCGGATGCGACGGCCTGGATGGCGATGTACTGCCTGGACCTGATGCGCATCGCACTGGAGCTGGCGCAGGACAACTCGGCGTACGAAGATCTCGCGAGCAAGTTCTTCGAGCATTTTCTCCGCATCGCGTACGCGCTGCACCACGCGGAGGATGGGCGGTTGCCGCTCTGGTCGGAGGAGGATGGGTTCTACTTCGACGTGTTGCTGGAGGGGAAGCGGAGCCAGCACCTGAAGATTCGCTCGTTGGTGGGGCTCATCCCGCTGTTCGCGGTGCACGTCATCCCGCCTTCGGTCTACGGGCACCTGGCGAATTTCCGGCGGCGGACGGAGTGGTTCCTGGAGAAGAACCCCGAGCTGGCGGAGGCGATCACCGTGCGGCCGGATGGGCGGAAGGTGCTGAGCGCGGTGCCGCTGGATCGGCTGAGTCGGGTGCTGGGGCATCTGTTCAACGAGGCGGAGTTCCTGTCGCCGCACGGGCCGCGGTCACTGTCGCGGGAGCACGCGACGCAGCCGGTGCGGCTCGATGGGCGGGGGCCAGGCTACGAGGTGGCGTACGAGCCAGGGGAGGCGCCGGACCGGATGAAAGGCGGCAATTCGAACTGGCGGGGACCGGTGTGGTTCCCGATGGGGTACTTGCTCTACCGGTCGCTGCAGCGGCTGGACCACGGATTCGGCGACATGCTGACCATCCCGCCGGTGAGTGGCTGCGGTGGGCGGACGCTGCGCGAGGGCGCCGACGAGCTGGCGCGCCGGATGATCGCGATCTTCGAGCGCGATGGTGCGGGGCGTCGGCCAGTCTATGGGAACAACGCGCTCTTCCAGGACGATCCCCATTTCCGGGATCGGATCCTGTTCTTCGAGTACTTCCACGGGGACTCGGGCGAGGGGCTGGGGGCGGCGCACCAGACTGGCTGG
- a CDS encoding S1 family peptidase yields MLLERVRAGLRLPPHIIARSHAGTALILSATLAGCAFAAAPDDAIDEVDVDGEVPVESASFAIEGGYAAASDHAVVGLAVIGPSGRLARTCTGALIAPDLVITAQHCVATAPELIRCDRAKFGPTDDAVKVHITTSDDMWSSGATWTRGRELLLPPYGRAVCGHDLALIVLESPLSPEEATPLDLRLDRTAEDGEPYSAVGFGNTSGAVKDAGKRRRRDGLQVECVGYRCGDSDEVALNEWRGNAGACSGDSGGPALDRQGRILGITSRGPDGCDDPIYGGLVEHREWLTEAALRLAEEGDYEAPDWTDGQRDASARYDAEHIDPRWTSCAVSVPVPGRSGGTMAAVAIAVLGLALLRRQSNIPS; encoded by the coding sequence ATGCTGCTCGAACGCGTCCGGGCTGGCCTGCGCTTGCCCCCCCACATCATCGCCCGCAGCCACGCGGGCACGGCGCTGATCCTGAGCGCGACCCTCGCGGGCTGCGCCTTCGCGGCGGCGCCGGACGACGCGATCGACGAGGTCGACGTCGACGGCGAGGTGCCCGTGGAGAGCGCGAGCTTCGCCATCGAGGGCGGCTACGCCGCGGCGAGCGATCACGCCGTCGTCGGCCTCGCGGTGATCGGGCCCTCGGGGCGCCTGGCGCGCACCTGCACCGGCGCACTCATCGCGCCCGACCTGGTGATCACCGCGCAGCACTGCGTCGCCACGGCGCCGGAACTCATCCGCTGTGATCGCGCGAAGTTCGGCCCCACCGACGACGCGGTGAAGGTCCACATCACCACGTCCGACGACATGTGGAGCAGCGGCGCCACCTGGACGCGCGGCCGCGAGCTCTTGCTCCCGCCGTACGGGCGGGCCGTGTGTGGCCACGATCTCGCCCTCATCGTGCTGGAGAGCCCGCTCTCGCCCGAGGAGGCGACGCCCCTCGACCTGCGCCTCGATCGCACGGCGGAGGATGGCGAGCCCTACTCCGCCGTCGGCTTCGGGAACACCAGCGGCGCGGTGAAGGACGCCGGCAAGCGGCGGCGCCGCGATGGGCTCCAGGTGGAGTGCGTGGGCTACCGCTGCGGCGACTCGGACGAGGTGGCCTTGAACGAGTGGCGCGGGAACGCCGGCGCGTGCAGCGGCGACTCGGGCGGGCCCGCGCTCGATCGCCAGGGCCGGATCCTGGGGATCACCTCCCGGGGCCCCGACGGCTGCGACGATCCGATCTACGGAGGTCTCGTCGAACACCGAGAGTGGCTCACCGAGGCCGCGCTGCGGCTCGCCGAGGAAGGGGACTACGAGGCTCCGGACTGGACCGACGGGCAGCGTGACGCCTCGGCGCGCTACGACGCCGAGCACATCGATCCACGCTGGACCTCGTGCGCCGTGTCGGTCCCGGTCCCGGGGCGCAGCGGCGGGACGATGGCGGCCGTGGCGATCGCGGTGCTGGGCCTCGCCCTCCTCCGACGGCAGAGCAACATTCCGTCCTGA
- a CDS encoding radical SAM protein: MPLLDVVLGYDCNLACSYCTITEGMRRRELPSARIVREIDRAAARGFADIAFTGGEPTIRPDLPALVRYARKRGFAHVKVSSNGLRYAYAEYLDHLIACGVDQFNVSLHAFGDAAYERTVRRLDTAHLRRKALDNLVARGLDPVADLILKEDTYRDLRPWITSLRAQGLRRFALWLVSLTDQNQGNVDQLPRLSEVATEIRGACDDARAGGYEVWSLHVPRCFLPGHEEHVRHPGDDLVTVVTPDEVFDLKDSRLAGGVKPEGCTGCQHVGRCPGLRQDYIAVHGAGEVRAMT, encoded by the coding sequence GTGCCGCTCCTCGATGTCGTCCTCGGCTACGACTGCAACCTCGCGTGCTCGTACTGCACCATCACCGAGGGAATGCGGCGGCGCGAGCTCCCGAGCGCCCGGATCGTGCGCGAGATCGATCGCGCTGCGGCACGGGGGTTCGCGGACATCGCCTTCACCGGCGGCGAGCCCACCATCCGCCCCGATCTCCCCGCGCTCGTGCGCTACGCCCGGAAGCGCGGCTTCGCGCACGTCAAGGTCTCCTCCAACGGCCTGCGCTACGCCTACGCCGAGTACCTCGACCACCTGATCGCGTGCGGCGTCGACCAGTTCAACGTCTCGCTCCACGCCTTCGGCGACGCCGCCTACGAGCGCACGGTGCGCCGCCTCGACACGGCCCACTTGCGGAGGAAGGCCCTCGACAATCTCGTCGCGCGCGGCCTCGACCCGGTGGCAGACCTCATCCTCAAGGAGGACACCTACCGCGACCTCCGCCCCTGGATCACCTCCTTGCGCGCCCAGGGCCTCCGCCGCTTCGCCCTCTGGCTCGTCTCGCTCACCGACCAGAACCAGGGCAACGTCGACCAGCTCCCGCGCCTCTCCGAGGTCGCCACCGAGATCCGCGGCGCTTGCGACGACGCCCGTGCTGGCGGCTACGAGGTCTGGTCCCTGCACGTCCCACGCTGCTTCTTGCCTGGCCACGAGGAGCACGTCCGCCACCCGGGCGACGACCTGGTCACCGTCGTGACCCCGGACGAAGTCTTCGACCTGAAGGACTCGCGCCTCGCGGGCGGCGTGAAACCCGAAGGGTGCACCGGCTGTCAGCACGTCGGACGCTGTCCCGGCCTGCGCCAGGACTACATCGCCGTGCACGGTGCCGGTGAAGTCCGTGCGATGACCTGA
- a CDS encoding LA_2272 family surface repeat-containing protein: MESPTTERPSTERPVTAPPTPEPPASTSEVMEAPSHPPPAPTAFDEAAGAEEERAKGAPVAPAAKRTPTHQGVAYGIDVGVLNRQEKFVGLVQLALYANEPLRAYSALLLGVGNAPEHFVGAAEVALVLNGNESFRGGIAVSPFNMMHDFRGLSQVSVFAGETRSFKGVLSLAGGYYSALDFVGGLHVALVTESKRFTGLAQLGAVNLGSYGEIGSKAKPDVDFVGLVQGGLYNAHGGTFRGMVQVGVINRGAWLQTGAQVGLWNGAEAEGFEGGLQVGLLNRARDRFAGAAQVGVGNLVDENFEGAFQVAVVVNRVGKAFAGAAQVAPINLVEAIQGAQVGAFNLSSSQQGLQAGVVNVGGEMRGVQVGLVNHARRLRGLQLGLLNLSGDGGLPFVPVLNLGL; this comes from the coding sequence ATGGAGTCGCCTACCACCGAGCGACCCTCCACCGAGCGACCCGTCACGGCGCCGCCGACCCCGGAGCCACCCGCCTCGACGTCAGAGGTCATGGAAGCGCCGTCCCATCCTCCGCCAGCGCCAACAGCCTTCGACGAGGCCGCTGGCGCAGAGGAGGAGCGCGCCAAGGGAGCGCCCGTCGCGCCCGCTGCGAAGCGCACGCCGACGCACCAGGGGGTGGCGTACGGCATCGACGTCGGAGTCCTGAATCGGCAGGAGAAGTTCGTCGGACTGGTGCAGCTCGCGCTCTACGCGAACGAGCCCCTCCGTGCCTACAGCGCACTCTTGCTCGGCGTCGGCAACGCGCCCGAGCACTTCGTGGGTGCCGCGGAGGTGGCGCTGGTCCTGAACGGGAACGAGTCGTTCCGGGGTGGGATCGCGGTCAGTCCGTTCAACATGATGCACGACTTCCGAGGGCTCTCGCAGGTGAGCGTGTTCGCGGGAGAGACGCGCTCGTTCAAGGGGGTCCTCAGCCTGGCCGGTGGGTATTACAGCGCCCTCGACTTCGTGGGCGGGCTGCACGTGGCGCTCGTGACCGAGAGCAAGCGCTTCACGGGGCTGGCGCAGCTCGGGGCGGTCAACCTCGGCAGCTACGGGGAGATCGGCAGTAAGGCGAAGCCCGACGTGGACTTCGTCGGGCTGGTGCAAGGCGGTCTGTACAACGCGCACGGGGGCACGTTCCGGGGGATGGTGCAGGTGGGCGTCATCAACCGGGGGGCGTGGCTCCAGACGGGCGCGCAGGTCGGCCTCTGGAACGGGGCGGAGGCGGAGGGGTTCGAGGGTGGGCTGCAGGTGGGGCTCTTGAACCGCGCCAGGGATCGGTTTGCAGGCGCCGCGCAGGTCGGTGTGGGGAACCTGGTCGACGAGAACTTCGAGGGCGCGTTCCAGGTCGCGGTGGTGGTCAATCGGGTGGGAAAGGCGTTCGCGGGGGCCGCGCAGGTCGCGCCGATCAACCTGGTGGAGGCGATCCAGGGGGCGCAGGTCGGGGCGTTCAACCTCTCGTCGTCGCAGCAGGGGCTGCAAGCTGGCGTCGTCAACGTGGGCGGCGAGATGCGCGGGGTCCAGGTCGGGCTCGTCAACCACGCCAGGCGCCTGCGGGGCCTGCAGCTCGGGCTCTTGAACCTCTCGGGGGATGGAGGGCTCCCGTTCGTTCCCGTGCTCAACCTGGGTCTGTGA
- a CDS encoding peptidylprolyl isomerase, which yields MRRLLSRALLAVHAAPSAVALAACVFTLPACSTLATSPEWVGGGLITSAPIREAEEEAASERERRRLASQPQKIGARHVLIMHKQSKSRADEMTRSRDEAKKLAQEVLLQVRGGAKFEELVAKYSDEPGAGERGGDLGVFDRNTMVKSFSDAAFSLKVGEISEVVESPFGFHIIQRTE from the coding sequence ATGCGCCGTCTCCTCTCCCGGGCCCTCCTCGCCGTCCACGCCGCGCCGTCCGCCGTGGCGCTGGCAGCGTGCGTCTTCACCTTGCCCGCTTGCTCCACGCTCGCCACGTCGCCGGAGTGGGTCGGTGGCGGGTTGATCACCTCGGCGCCGATCCGCGAGGCCGAGGAAGAGGCGGCCAGCGAGCGGGAGCGGCGGCGGCTCGCCAGCCAGCCGCAGAAGATCGGCGCGCGGCACGTGCTGATCATGCACAAGCAGTCGAAGAGCCGCGCCGACGAGATGACGCGCTCGCGTGACGAGGCGAAGAAGCTGGCGCAGGAGGTGCTGCTGCAAGTTCGCGGTGGCGCGAAGTTCGAGGAGCTCGTGGCGAAGTACAGCGACGAGCCCGGGGCCGGCGAGCGCGGGGGAGACCTCGGCGTGTTCGACCGCAACACGATGGTGAAGTCGTTCTCGGATGCGGCGTTCTCGCTGAAAGTGGGCGAGATCAGCGAGGTCGTGGAGAGCCCCTTCGGCTTCCACATCATCCAGCGCACCGAATAG
- a CDS encoding C1 family peptidase, producing the protein MNTSTLPLIALALSTLACSSGRATPPRQPPLATSPGGMGAPAAGGTHGTTGAPRGSGAQAFGFSTAGQPAGAQVLPFILRPVNVSALRALQGRRCAPKEVAPDVWVSFECGPAQPITRAVPFVPSNRMGFLSGVLPANVDHRQSGFSGPIKSQQAVGACTAFSLSSAMDHGIRRMGRQETTAPLHVWSKYAVPQMGTAGDRTTGEAITVEPVWPYDPIKACKMMRDPYDDCGAAYNVRPGSGDSDPVLRAEQVKADGQGRYRVIAIEKLQTSPVNLQELSAVLAGGDAVWVSFRVNSDAWKSQSLQNGVLPEYLHDDGSGHAVLLEGYRTVGGAKQFLIHNSWGERWGERGYGWISESNVQRHLRAAYKVRVADPGSPTPQPDASGCPAGQVRDSVLGTCAALCASGSPPAAGVCLPSLPGFSPQGIPGFPGLPAIPGLPGVQPAPQPGPQPSPQPGPQPSPQPSASCPQGQAPDLMSGQCLPLCPSGMPAIGGMCIPPILR; encoded by the coding sequence ATGAACACCTCCACGCTGCCCTTGATCGCGCTCGCACTCTCGACCCTGGCTTGCTCGTCGGGGCGCGCCACGCCCCCGCGGCAGCCTCCCCTGGCGACGTCTCCGGGAGGGATGGGGGCGCCAGCCGCTGGTGGCACGCACGGGACGACAGGGGCTCCGAGGGGCTCCGGGGCGCAGGCGTTCGGGTTCTCGACGGCGGGGCAGCCGGCCGGGGCGCAGGTGCTGCCGTTCATCCTTCGGCCAGTGAACGTCTCGGCGCTGCGCGCGCTCCAGGGGCGGCGCTGTGCGCCCAAGGAGGTCGCGCCCGACGTGTGGGTCAGCTTCGAGTGCGGGCCGGCGCAGCCGATCACCCGCGCGGTGCCGTTCGTGCCGAGCAACCGGATGGGGTTCCTCTCAGGGGTGCTCCCGGCGAACGTGGACCACCGGCAGAGCGGGTTCTCGGGGCCGATCAAGAGCCAGCAGGCCGTCGGGGCGTGCACGGCGTTCTCGCTGTCGAGCGCGATGGACCACGGCATCCGGCGGATGGGGCGGCAGGAGACGACGGCGCCGCTGCACGTCTGGTCGAAGTACGCGGTGCCGCAGATGGGGACGGCCGGGGATCGCACGACCGGCGAGGCGATCACGGTGGAGCCGGTGTGGCCTTACGATCCGATCAAGGCCTGCAAGATGATGCGGGATCCGTACGACGACTGCGGCGCGGCGTACAACGTGCGGCCAGGGTCGGGGGACTCGGATCCGGTGCTGCGCGCCGAGCAGGTGAAGGCGGATGGGCAAGGGCGCTACCGGGTCATCGCCATCGAGAAGCTCCAGACCAGCCCGGTGAACTTGCAGGAGCTGTCGGCGGTGCTGGCGGGCGGCGACGCGGTGTGGGTGTCGTTCCGGGTGAACAGCGATGCCTGGAAGAGCCAGTCACTGCAGAACGGGGTGCTGCCCGAGTACCTCCACGACGACGGGAGCGGCCACGCGGTGCTGCTGGAGGGGTACCGGACGGTGGGCGGGGCGAAGCAGTTCCTGATCCACAACAGCTGGGGGGAGCGCTGGGGGGAGCGGGGGTACGGGTGGATCTCGGAATCCAACGTGCAGCGTCATCTCCGCGCGGCGTACAAGGTCCGGGTGGCGGATCCGGGGTCGCCGACGCCGCAGCCGGACGCGTCGGGGTGCCCGGCGGGGCAGGTGCGCGACAGCGTGCTCGGGACCTGTGCGGCGCTCTGTGCGAGCGGCTCGCCCCCGGCGGCTGGCGTGTGTCTGCCGTCGCTCCCGGGCTTCTCGCCGCAGGGGATTCCTGGGTTCCCCGGGCTGCCGGCCATCCCGGGTCTCCCTGGCGTTCAGCCCGCGCCGCAACCAGGACCGCAACCTTCGCCGCAACCGGGACCGCAGCCATCGCCCCAGCCGAGCGCCTCCTGTCCGCAGGGTCAGGCGCCCGATCTGATGAGCGGTCAGTGCTTGCCGCTGTGCCCGAGCGGGATGCCTGCCATCGGTGGGATGTGCATCCCGCCCATCCTTCGCTGA